In one Staphylococcus lutrae genomic region, the following are encoded:
- a CDS encoding RNA-binding S4 domain-containing protein: protein MRLDKYLKVSRLIKRRTLAKALSDQGRIAINGHTAKASTDVKVDDVLVIQFGQKNVTVKVTGLSEHATKENAKGMFELVKEERIQ from the coding sequence ATGAGACTCGATAAATATTTAAAAGTATCGCGTTTGATTAAACGACGTACGCTTGCGAAAGCATTGAGCGATCAAGGGCGTATTGCAATCAATGGCCATACTGCAAAAGCAAGTACAGATGTTAAAGTTGATGATGTATTAGTCATTCAGTTTGGTCAAAAAAATGTTACAGTAAAAGTCACGGGGTTAAGTGAACATGCCACAAAGGAAAATGCAAAAGGAATGTTTGAACTGGTTAAAGAAGAGCGCATCCAGTAA
- a CDS encoding MazG nucleotide pyrophosphohydrolase domain-containing protein, producing MTQQLTIIGLGNYGLDELPVSLYRLIQQQDKIYVRTQAHPVIEQLDGIEIESFDEVYEAHDTFEAVYAEITERLIQSAQHEDVVYAVPGHPRVAETTTQLLLAEAPKHHINVTVLGGRSFIDDIFAAVDVDPNDGFTMLDATALDVAMLNPRTATLITQVYSDKVAGDLKLSLMERYPDAFEVMVVDGAHQAGAHVTRCPIYALDHEINYSNLTSVFVPKLEDATAFYADFDFVDHVIAQLVDDVQGCPWDKVQTHQSLKRYLLEETFELFEAIDHEDDWHMIEELGDILLQVLLHANIGRKEGFMDTREVVASLTEKMIRRHPHIFADADASDVEDVKTIWQAQKQAEGKKERVKFEKVFATHFLKLYDEVKNKDLTEEALYAYLEKGGSHETR from the coding sequence ATGACACAACAACTTACGATTATTGGATTAGGAAATTACGGATTAGATGAATTGCCTGTAAGTCTTTATCGTCTGATTCAACAACAAGACAAGATTTATGTCCGTACACAAGCACATCCGGTCATTGAACAATTAGATGGAATTGAAATTGAAAGCTTTGATGAGGTGTATGAAGCCCATGACACGTTCGAAGCGGTGTATGCAGAAATAACTGAACGACTCATTCAGTCTGCACAACATGAGGATGTGGTGTATGCTGTGCCGGGCCATCCTCGCGTTGCAGAAACAACAACACAATTATTACTTGCAGAAGCACCCAAACATCACATCAACGTAACAGTGTTAGGGGGACGAAGTTTTATCGATGACATCTTTGCAGCGGTAGATGTCGATCCTAATGATGGTTTCACAATGTTAGATGCCACTGCGTTAGATGTGGCAATGCTCAATCCTCGCACGGCGACACTTATTACGCAAGTGTATAGCGATAAGGTCGCTGGAGATTTGAAGTTAAGTTTAATGGAGCGCTATCCCGATGCATTTGAAGTGATGGTCGTAGATGGCGCGCATCAAGCAGGCGCGCACGTCACCCGTTGCCCGATTTATGCACTGGATCATGAGATCAACTATTCAAATTTAACGAGTGTATTTGTCCCTAAACTAGAGGATGCCACTGCCTTTTACGCTGATTTTGATTTTGTCGACCACGTCATTGCCCAATTAGTGGATGATGTACAAGGGTGTCCGTGGGATAAAGTTCAAACCCATCAGTCATTAAAACGCTATTTATTAGAAGAAACGTTCGAATTATTTGAGGCGATTGATCATGAAGATGATTGGCACATGATTGAGGAGTTGGGTGATATTTTGCTACAAGTCTTACTTCATGCGAATATTGGGCGTAAAGAAGGCTTTATGGATACACGTGAGGTTGTCGCGAGTTTGACTGAGAAAATGATTCGACGCCACCCGCACATTTTTGCAGATGCTGATGCAAGCGATGTTGAAGATGTAAAAACGATATGGCAAGCGCAAAAACAAGCAGAAGGTAAAAAAGAACGTGTGAAATTTGAGAAAGTATTTGCGACACATTTCTTAAAACTGTATGATGAAGTCAAAAATAAAGACTTAACGGAAGAAGCCTTATATGCATATTTAGAAAAGGGAGGTTCTCATGAGACTCGATAA
- the cysK gene encoding cysteine synthase A produces the protein MVRKPVENITEIIGQTPVVKLRHQAGEDAADIYVKLEYQNPGGSVKDRIALAMIEQAEKDGKIKPGDTIVEPTSGNTGIGLAFVCAAKGYKAVFTMPETMSMERRNLLKAYGAELVLTPGAEAMKGAIKKAKELKEKYGYFEPQQFENPANPRVHELTTGPELVEQFKGRTIDAFLAGVGTGGTLSGAGKVLKEKYPEIQIVAIEPEDSPVLSGGEPGPHKLQGLGAGFIPGTLNTEIYDEIIKVGNEVAMETSRRVAKEEGILGGISSGAAIYAAIQKAKELGKGKTVVTVLPSNGERYLSTPLYNFE, from the coding sequence ATGGTCAGAAAACCCGTAGAGAACATTACTGAAATAATTGGTCAAACCCCCGTAGTCAAGTTACGTCACCAAGCAGGTGAAGATGCAGCAGATATCTATGTGAAATTGGAATATCAAAATCCAGGAGGTTCAGTTAAAGATCGTATTGCATTGGCGATGATTGAACAAGCTGAAAAAGATGGAAAAATCAAGCCGGGCGATACGATTGTTGAGCCTACATCAGGTAACACAGGAATTGGGCTTGCGTTTGTATGTGCGGCGAAAGGCTACAAAGCGGTATTCACTATGCCTGAAACAATGAGTATGGAACGTCGCAACTTATTAAAAGCGTATGGTGCGGAATTAGTGCTCACACCTGGAGCAGAAGCGATGAAAGGTGCCATTAAAAAAGCAAAAGAACTCAAAGAGAAATACGGTTATTTTGAGCCACAACAATTCGAAAACCCTGCCAATCCACGCGTGCATGAATTGACGACAGGTCCAGAACTCGTCGAACAATTCAAAGGCCGTACCATCGATGCCTTTTTAGCAGGTGTTGGTACAGGGGGGACGCTTTCTGGTGCAGGTAAAGTCTTGAAAGAAAAGTATCCAGAGATTCAAATTGTAGCGATTGAGCCAGAAGATTCGCCGGTACTTAGTGGTGGTGAACCAGGACCGCATAAATTGCAAGGTTTAGGTGCTGGATTTATTCCGGGTACATTGAACACAGAGATTTATGATGAAATCATTAAAGTCGGTAACGAGGTTGCGATGGAAACATCACGTCGTGTAGCAAAAGAAGAAGGGATTCTCGGTGGTATTTCTTCAGGTGCTGCAATTTATGCTGCGATTCAAAAAGCAAAAGAATTAGGTAAAGGTAAGACGGTTGTAACAGTCTTGCCAAGTAATGGTGAGCGTTACTTATCAACGCCATTGTACAACTTCGAGTAA
- the pth gene encoding aminoacyl-tRNA hydrolase: MKCIVGLGNVGKKYDDTRHNIGFEVIDYLLEKHQIKLDKQKFRGAYTIERVQGEKVMFIEPLTFMNLSGEAIAPLMDYYDINIDELLVLYDDLDLPQGQVRLRQKGSAGGHNGMKSIIQMLGTSDFKRIRIGIDRPSNGMAVRDYVLQRFSAEEMKTMNPVVRHVAHAVEAFIGNQKFENVMNQYNGEAK, from the coding sequence ATGAAATGCATTGTAGGTTTAGGTAATGTAGGAAAAAAATATGACGATACGAGACATAATATTGGTTTTGAAGTTATCGATTATCTATTAGAGAAACATCAAATCAAATTAGATAAACAAAAATTTCGTGGTGCGTATACGATAGAACGTGTACAAGGCGAAAAAGTGATGTTTATTGAACCGCTAACGTTTATGAATTTATCGGGTGAGGCGATTGCGCCTCTGATGGATTATTATGATATCAACATTGATGAGCTCCTTGTTTTATACGATGATTTAGATTTACCTCAAGGCCAAGTGCGCTTGCGTCAAAAGGGCAGTGCGGGTGGTCATAATGGAATGAAATCTATCATTCAAATGTTAGGGACAAGTGACTTTAAGCGAATTCGTATCGGCATCGACCGTCCATCAAATGGGATGGCTGTGCGAGATTACGTGTTACAGCGTTTTTCTGCTGAGGAGATGAAAACAATGAATCCAGTCGTTCGTCATGTCGCTCATGCAGTAGAAGCATTTATAGGCAATCAAAAATTTGAAAATGTAATGAATCAATATAATGGTGAGGCTAAGTGA
- the ftsH gene encoding ATP-dependent zinc metalloprotease FtsH — MQKAFRNVLFIAIVGVVIFGLFSWINGNGNVPKELTYTQFMQKLDDGELKSLEIQPENNVYKVSGKLKNNDDYASTILFNDDQELNKVTKTAKEQNGLEFTVKEEEGQSVFVSIISTLIPVLVIALLFIFFLSQAQGGGGGGRMMNFGKSKAKMYDSQKGRVRFTDVAGADEEKQELIEIVDFLKDNKKFKQMGSRIPKGVLLVGPPGTGKTLLARAVAGEAGVPFFSISGSDFVEMFVGVGASRVRDLFENAKKNAPCIIFIDEIDAVGRQRGAGVGGGHDEREQTLNQLLVEMDGFGENEGIIMIAATNRPDILDPALLRPGRFDRQIQVGRPDVTGREAILHVHAKNKPLDETIDLKAIAQRTPGFSGADLENLLNEASLIAARSGKKKIDMRDIEEATDRVIAGPAKKSRVISDKERNIVAHHEAGHTIIGMVLDEAEVVHKVTIVPRGQAGGYAMMLPKQDRFLMTEPELLDKICGLLGGRVAEDIIFNEVSTGASNDFERATQIARDMVTKYGMSKKLGPLQFSHGGGQVFLGKDMSGEPEYSGQIAFEIDKEVQRIVKEQYERCKQILLEHESQLRLIAETLLTEETLVAEQIQSLFHEGHLPEVNYDEAKVVNHSENEAFKDGKFGKSYDDIRREQEALTERANRGQSERRQEAPSKDDSSEGHEESKQEEQNDTTGFEQGPNIERPGDDPSPRQ; from the coding sequence ATGCAGAAAGCTTTTCGTAATGTGCTGTTTATAGCCATTGTCGGCGTTGTTATCTTTGGGTTGTTTTCATGGATTAATGGGAATGGCAACGTACCTAAAGAGTTAACTTATACGCAGTTTATGCAAAAATTAGATGATGGAGAATTGAAATCTTTAGAAATTCAACCCGAAAATAATGTGTATAAAGTGAGTGGTAAGTTAAAGAATAATGACGATTATGCATCAACAATTCTGTTCAATGATGATCAAGAGTTGAATAAAGTTACCAAAACAGCCAAAGAACAAAATGGATTAGAATTTACAGTTAAAGAAGAAGAGGGGCAGAGTGTATTTGTAAGTATTATTTCTACATTAATTCCTGTCTTAGTCATTGCTTTACTCTTTATCTTCTTCCTTAGTCAGGCTCAAGGTGGTGGCGGTGGCGGTCGTATGATGAACTTTGGTAAATCCAAAGCCAAGATGTACGATAGTCAAAAAGGTCGCGTCCGTTTCACAGATGTAGCCGGAGCAGATGAAGAGAAGCAAGAACTCATTGAAATTGTCGATTTCCTAAAAGACAATAAAAAATTCAAGCAAATGGGATCTCGTATTCCGAAAGGGGTCTTGTTGGTTGGACCACCAGGGACAGGGAAAACCTTACTTGCACGTGCTGTTGCAGGTGAAGCCGGTGTGCCATTTTTCTCAATCAGTGGTTCAGACTTTGTTGAAATGTTTGTCGGTGTTGGTGCGAGCCGTGTCCGTGATTTATTCGAAAATGCGAAGAAAAATGCGCCGTGTATCATTTTTATAGATGAGATCGATGCTGTAGGTCGCCAGCGTGGTGCGGGTGTCGGTGGCGGTCATGATGAACGTGAGCAAACATTGAACCAACTTCTTGTAGAGATGGATGGTTTTGGTGAAAATGAAGGTATTATCATGATTGCTGCAACGAACCGTCCAGACATCTTGGACCCTGCCTTATTACGTCCAGGTCGATTTGACCGTCAAATTCAAGTTGGACGTCCAGATGTGACAGGTCGTGAAGCAATTTTACATGTTCATGCTAAAAATAAACCTTTAGATGAGACAATAGACCTTAAAGCGATTGCACAACGTACGCCTGGTTTCTCAGGTGCCGATTTGGAAAACTTATTAAACGAAGCGTCATTAATTGCAGCGCGTAGTGGTAAGAAAAAAATCGACATGCGTGATATTGAAGAAGCAACCGATCGTGTCATTGCCGGTCCAGCTAAAAAATCTCGTGTTATTTCTGACAAAGAACGTAACATTGTCGCTCATCACGAAGCAGGTCATACGATTATTGGTATGGTGCTTGATGAAGCAGAAGTGGTACACAAAGTGACGATTGTTCCACGAGGTCAAGCCGGCGGTTACGCAATGATGTTGCCGAAACAAGATCGTTTCTTAATGACAGAGCCAGAATTGCTCGATAAAATTTGTGGCTTGCTTGGTGGACGTGTTGCAGAAGATATCATCTTTAATGAAGTGTCGACAGGTGCTTCGAATGACTTTGAGCGTGCGACACAAATTGCACGTGATATGGTGACGAAATACGGTATGAGTAAAAAACTTGGACCGTTACAATTTTCACATGGTGGCGGACAAGTCTTTTTAGGTAAAGATATGTCTGGTGAGCCGGAATATTCTGGTCAAATCGCATTTGAAATTGATAAAGAAGTACAACGTATCGTCAAAGAACAATATGAACGTTGTAAACAAATCTTATTGGAACATGAATCACAATTACGATTAATTGCAGAGACACTATTAACAGAAGAAACATTAGTTGCTGAACAAATTCAGTCATTATTCCATGAAGGGCATTTGCCAGAAGTGAATTATGATGAAGCTAAAGTGGTGAATCATTCAGAAAATGAAGCATTTAAAGATGGCAAATTTGGTAAGTCTTATGATGACATTCGACGCGAGCAAGAAGCGTTGACAGAACGTGCAAACCGTGGTCAATCTGAACGTCGTCAGGAGGCACCATCGAAAGATGATTCGTCTGAAGGGCATGAAGAATCAAAACAAGAGGAACAAAATGATACAACAGGTTTTGAGCAAGGGCCAAACATTGAACGCCCAGGTGACGACCCATCACCACGTCAATAG
- a CDS encoding FtsB family cell division protein: protein MNEKIQNIGNQYTSQKNAKKKNHERRKKVVKKRVSVFGGILLGIIILLLVMLVLQLKGNHDASVERQAKEEEYQKLQDKEIELKEQLNNLNDEAYVEKIARDEYYLSNDGEIIFKLPNDDKQNKQSKKE from the coding sequence ATGAATGAAAAAATTCAAAATATCGGCAATCAGTATACAAGTCAAAAAAATGCCAAGAAAAAGAACCATGAACGCCGAAAAAAGGTCGTTAAAAAACGTGTGTCAGTGTTTGGTGGTATACTGCTAGGCATCATTATTTTGTTGTTAGTGATGTTGGTGCTCCAACTCAAAGGGAATCACGATGCCTCTGTTGAGCGTCAAGCAAAAGAAGAAGAATACCAAAAATTGCAAGACAAAGAGATTGAATTGAAAGAACAACTGAACAATTTAAATGATGAAGCCTACGTCGAGAAAATCGCGAGGGACGAGTACTACCTAAGTAATGACGGTGAAATTATTTTTAAATTACCGAATGATGATAAGCAAAATAAACAATCTAAAAAAGAGTAG
- the hslO gene encoding Hsp33 family molecular chaperone HslO: MTHDYLVKALAFNGEIRAYSVNSTETIQEAQTRHYTWPTASAALGRTMTATVMMGAMLKGDQKLTVTVDGDGPIGRIIADADATGKVRGYVTQPQTHFPLNEQGKLDVRRAVGTSGAINVVKDIGLRDYYTGSSPIISGELGEDFTYYFANSEQVPSSVGVGVLVNPDNSIKAAGGFVIQVMPGAKEETIDRLEAAIKSMKPVSTLIAEGLTPEEMLQTILGEENVTVLETMPVAFECQCSYDKFLNAIKGLGEAEIEDMIAKDHGAEAECHFCRSRYHFSEEALQSLLTETTS, encoded by the coding sequence ATGACACATGATTATTTAGTGAAAGCACTCGCCTTTAATGGCGAAATTCGCGCATATAGCGTCAATTCAACCGAAACGATTCAGGAAGCGCAAACAAGGCACTACACATGGCCGACAGCCTCTGCAGCATTAGGTAGAACGATGACAGCCACTGTGATGATGGGTGCCATGTTAAAAGGAGACCAAAAGTTAACAGTGACAGTTGATGGCGATGGTCCTATTGGAAGAATTATTGCAGACGCAGATGCGACAGGTAAAGTACGCGGCTATGTCACACAGCCACAAACACACTTCCCATTAAACGAACAAGGCAAACTCGATGTGCGACGGGCGGTAGGAACAAGCGGTGCCATCAACGTAGTCAAAGACATTGGCCTACGTGATTACTATACGGGAAGTAGCCCTATTATTTCTGGGGAGCTAGGCGAGGATTTTACGTACTATTTTGCCAACAGCGAACAAGTGCCTTCATCAGTAGGGGTGGGGGTTTTAGTGAATCCGGACAACTCAATTAAAGCGGCTGGAGGATTTGTGATTCAAGTGATGCCAGGGGCTAAAGAAGAAACGATTGATCGTTTGGAAGCGGCAATTAAGTCGATGAAACCAGTATCTACTTTAATTGCAGAAGGACTGACGCCAGAAGAAATGTTGCAAACGATTTTAGGCGAAGAGAACGTGACAGTTTTAGAAACGATGCCCGTCGCATTTGAATGTCAATGTAGCTATGACAAGTTTTTAAATGCAATCAAAGGTTTAGGGGAAGCAGAGATTGAAGATATGATCGCAAAAGATCACGGTGCAGAAGCGGAATGTCATTTCTGTCGCTCACGTTATCATTTTTCTGAAGAGGCGCTTCAATCCTTGCTGACTGAAACGACATCTTAA
- a CDS encoding polysaccharide biosynthesis protein: protein MKSKSAFNGVVVLTLGLIIVKILSALYRVPYQNVLGDEGLYAYQQIYPIVALGVVLSSNALPSAYTQILGHQQISRTYLWRLSRRLTGIGGIICISMLIGAKGIALAMGDVHLTPMIRAASFSFLCIGALGLLRGYFQSKYEMHMPAYSQVLEQVVRVGLIGCVIVMFIQGDLTIYQAGTWAIVASTAGFFIATIFLGFKSHLPDITMPPSTVAWRRFIVATAIFAISHLIVILWQVIDSFTVVNMLRYGTGLTFSEAIMQKGIFDRGASLIQMGLIVTTTFCFVLIPLLTDTKNKGQFQQMHSYANASLKMTIVISSASGIGLVNLLPLLNRVFFERDDLTVTLSIYMLTVICVSLIMMYIALLEVHEQFTMVIKGLMIGFIAKMGLNVLLISWLGILGASIATVMSLVVFVIFLHARVMQFYQLKALRKFYLKLTLALCVMTASVQLSRYLIPDVTRIEGLIALLVTAAVGVGSIVLMLLYLNILSAEEWRHLPFGDKVISWEKGRKS from the coding sequence ATGAAATCTAAATCAGCATTTAATGGGGTCGTCGTGCTCACGTTAGGATTGATCATCGTCAAAATATTAAGTGCGCTTTATCGTGTGCCTTATCAGAATGTATTAGGGGATGAAGGGTTATATGCTTACCAACAAATTTACCCTATTGTTGCATTAGGTGTGGTGTTATCGAGCAATGCCTTACCCAGTGCTTATACACAAATTTTAGGGCATCAGCAGATTTCGAGAACTTATTTATGGCGTTTGAGCCGTCGCTTAACGGGGATAGGTGGAATCATTTGCATTTCGATGCTTATCGGCGCAAAAGGCATCGCTTTGGCTATGGGGGATGTTCACCTCACTCCGATGATTCGGGCAGCTAGCTTTAGTTTCTTATGCATAGGTGCACTAGGACTATTGCGGGGGTATTTTCAATCCAAATACGAAATGCATATGCCAGCGTATTCACAAGTGTTGGAACAAGTTGTCCGCGTCGGTCTGATCGGATGCGTAATCGTGATGTTTATACAGGGGGACTTAACGATCTATCAAGCGGGAACATGGGCGATAGTTGCGTCTACAGCGGGCTTTTTTATCGCAACAATTTTTCTTGGATTTAAGAGCCATCTTCCTGATATCACCATGCCACCTTCAACGGTTGCATGGCGTCGTTTCATCGTTGCGACAGCGATTTTTGCGATCAGTCATTTAATCGTAATTTTGTGGCAAGTCATTGATAGTTTTACCGTTGTCAACATGTTGCGTTATGGAACCGGTCTTACTTTTAGTGAAGCGATTATGCAGAAAGGTATTTTCGATCGTGGCGCTTCATTGATTCAAATGGGGTTGATTGTAACGACGACTTTTTGCTTTGTACTGATTCCGTTATTGACAGACACTAAAAATAAAGGGCAATTCCAACAAATGCATAGTTATGCCAATGCTTCGCTTAAAATGACGATAGTGATAAGCAGTGCGAGTGGAATTGGATTAGTTAACTTGTTGCCGTTATTGAATCGTGTTTTTTTTGAACGGGATGATTTGACGGTGACGTTATCCATTTATATGTTAACCGTTATTTGTGTGTCGCTCATTATGATGTATATTGCGTTGTTAGAAGTTCATGAGCAGTTCACCATGGTGATAAAAGGGTTGATGATTGGATTCATTGCCAAAATGGGTCTGAATGTTTTGTTGATTTCATGGCTTGGCATTTTAGGCGCAAGTATCGCGACTGTGATGTCTTTAGTCGTATTTGTTATTTTCTTACATGCCCGCGTGATGCAGTTTTATCAACTCAAGGCACTTAGAAAATTTTACTTAAAATTGACTCTGGCTTTATGCGTGATGACGGCTAGTGTACAATTAAGTCGTTACCTTATTCCTGATGTCACACGTATCGAAGGACTCATCGCGCTACTTGTTACTGCGGCAGTAGGTGTAGGGAGTATCGTGTTGATGTTGCTTTATCTCAATATATTAAGTGCTGAAGAATGGAGACATTTACCATTTGGAGATAAGGTGATTTCATGGGAGAAAGGAAGGAAATCATGA
- the tilS gene encoding tRNA lysidine(34) synthetase TilS translates to MQQNWKMTDHLVLAVSTGVDSMVLLHRLLHDYAATYRQLTCLHVHHGLRTASDEEAAFIQNYCEAHQIACYVKHLDLSEAVAQNRSIQNDARVMRYKWFDEMMMQLHADCLLTAHHQDDQIETIFYRLFTGKSTRNHLGISDVAHRQSYTVLRPLLNMTKAQIRAYQQQHDVPFFEDRSNASDSYVRNQIRNRLLPYIASNQQLQPQHLLRLKAFHDEALNLMEREVDAFITSFVTRNAHSTILERNAFNALTPHVKMLTLDRLLHEYEDSVTMSAHTYEDWFQKLASPIAQTELLHTNQWQADIVYDKLVIMAPLQPHHTLHTMQVTDAGHYRFGLYDVQLTATPDVALPLLRIRTRQQGDRVPWLHGHHKKVSRLMIDEKVPAYLRAQMPIVETMEGDILAVGPLFIQQKFRNVIKIQFMGDDIHGK, encoded by the coding sequence ATGCAACAAAATTGGAAAATGACCGATCATCTTGTACTTGCGGTATCGACAGGGGTAGACAGCATGGTTTTACTGCATCGTTTATTACATGATTATGCAGCAACGTATCGACAGTTGACGTGCTTGCATGTCCATCACGGTTTACGCACGGCGTCAGATGAAGAAGCGGCATTTATTCAAAACTATTGTGAAGCACATCAGATTGCTTGTTATGTGAAACATTTAGATTTGTCTGAGGCAGTTGCACAAAATCGAAGCATACAAAATGATGCAAGAGTCATGCGCTACAAGTGGTTTGATGAAATGATGATGCAACTTCATGCGGATTGTTTGTTAACAGCACACCATCAAGATGATCAAATTGAAACCATTTTTTATCGTTTGTTTACAGGAAAAAGTACGCGGAATCATTTAGGTATTTCTGATGTTGCACATCGGCAGTCCTATACTGTGTTAAGGCCGCTGTTAAATATGACGAAAGCACAAATTCGCGCCTACCAACAGCAACATGACGTGCCTTTTTTTGAAGATCGGTCCAATGCGAGCGACAGTTACGTACGCAATCAGATTAGAAACCGCTTATTGCCTTATATCGCATCGAATCAACAGCTACAACCTCAGCATTTATTAAGATTAAAAGCGTTTCACGACGAAGCGTTGAATTTGATGGAACGTGAAGTAGACGCATTTATTACATCATTTGTGACAAGAAACGCACATTCTACCATCTTGGAGAGAAACGCTTTTAACGCACTCACGCCACATGTTAAAATGTTGACTTTGGATAGATTGTTGCATGAATATGAGGATAGCGTTACGATGAGTGCACATACGTACGAAGATTGGTTCCAAAAGTTAGCGAGTCCAATTGCGCAAACCGAGCTGTTGCATACAAACCAATGGCAAGCGGATATTGTGTATGATAAATTAGTAATAATGGCGCCGCTACAACCGCATCACACACTGCATACAATGCAAGTCACAGATGCAGGTCATTACCGTTTTGGACTTTATGACGTTCAGTTGACGGCTACACCAGATGTAGCTTTACCTTTGTTACGGATTCGGACGCGCCAACAAGGTGATCGCGTGCCGTGGCTTCACGGCCATCATAAAAAAGTATCGCGACTCATGATTGATGAGAAAGTGCCTGCATACTTGAGGGCGCAGATGCCTATTGTCGAAACGATGGAAGGCGATATTTTAGCGGTAGGTCCCTTGTTTATTCAGCAAAAATTTAGAAATGTAATCAAGATACAGTTTATGGGAGATGACATACATGGAAAATGA
- a CDS encoding S1 domain-containing RNA-binding protein, whose translation MSIEVGSKLKGKVTGIKKFGAFVELPEGKSGLVHISEVADNYVENVEDHLSVGDEVEVKVLSIADDGKISLSIKKAKERPRKQKPAQKPEDFEKKLSNFLKDSEDKLTSIKRQTESRRGGRGSRR comes from the coding sequence ATGTCAATCGAAGTAGGAAGTAAGTTAAAAGGTAAAGTCACTGGTATCAAAAAATTTGGTGCATTCGTGGAATTGCCTGAAGGAAAAAGTGGGCTAGTTCATATTAGTGAAGTAGCGGATAATTATGTAGAGAATGTAGAAGACCATTTATCAGTCGGTGATGAAGTAGAAGTAAAAGTACTATCAATTGCAGATGATGGTAAAATCAGTTTATCAATTAAAAAAGCGAAAGAGCGTCCACGTAAACAAAAACCGGCGCAAAAACCAGAAGACTTTGAGAAGAAACTATCGAACTTTTTGAAAGATAGTGAAGACAAACTTACTTCTATTAAACGTCAGACAGAATCAAGACGTGGTGGCAGAGGTTCACGTCGTTAA
- the hpt gene encoding hypoxanthine phosphoribosyltransferase, which yields MENDLKAVLLTEDDIQEICHKLGQQITEDYRGKTLFCVGILKGSVLFMTDLIKRIDLPLAIDFMDVSSYHGGTESTGEVQILKDLSASIENKDVLIIEDILETGTTLKSITELLQSRRVRSLEIVTLLDKPNRRKADIEAKYVGKKIPDEFVIGYGLDYQEKYRNLPYIGTLKPEIYAD from the coding sequence ATGGAAAATGATTTGAAAGCAGTGTTATTAACTGAGGACGACATCCAGGAAATTTGTCATAAATTAGGTCAACAAATCACAGAGGATTATCGAGGGAAAACGTTGTTCTGTGTAGGGATTTTAAAAGGGTCCGTTTTATTTATGACAGATTTGATTAAGCGGATTGATTTGCCATTAGCGATTGATTTTATGGATGTTTCAAGTTACCACGGGGGAACAGAGTCGACAGGTGAAGTTCAAATTTTAAAGGATTTGAGTGCGTCTATTGAAAATAAAGATGTGCTCATTATTGAAGATATCCTTGAGACGGGAACAACATTAAAATCTATTACAGAGCTGCTACAATCTCGTCGCGTACGTTCTTTAGAAATCGTCACATTATTGGATAAACCGAATCGACGTAAAGCAGATATTGAGGCCAAATATGTCGGTAAGAAAATTCCTGATGAGTTTGTCATCGGATACGGTTTAGATTATCAAGAGAAATATCGTAATTTGCCTTATATTGGAACACTGAAGCCAGAAATATACGCCGATTAA